The DNA sequence GGTgaagccccccccccgccccccccgggcAAACCAGCGATTCCAGGCCCCGCACGGGGCGGATCCGCCGCCGGCACCGAGCCCCGGAGCCCCGGAGCCCCGGCCCAGGGGGAGGCGGCAGCGGGCTCGGCCCTGCCAGGCCCCGTGCCCGCCGGGACCCACGACCGCCCCGCAGCCCGGCCGGCGGGTGAGCGGCCCCCGGGGGCCGTGTGCGGCGGGGCCCGGGCCATGCGCAGCCCCCGGGGAGGGACGCCCCGACCCGCCGGTGTCCTCCCGGGAGAAGCGGCCGGGCCGCGGGAACGACGGACAGCGGCTTCGGCCCCGCGGGGCTCCGGGACGCCGCTCCCGAGGGCCGGGACCGGCTGCGAGCCGCGACCGCGCTCCCGTCCCGCCCGGGGCTTCCCGCAGCCGGCGGCCTCGGCACGGGGCCCGGCctgcccgcctccccccccgcgggccccgccccgcccgggccTCACCTGCCTCCGGGGCCCCGCCGAGGGCGGCGGGCCGTGTccaggcggcggcggccgccgccggggcccACCCCGCGGGGGGTtcgggccgcgccgccgcctcGGTCCCGCGGGCCGCCGTGCCGGGACGACGCCGGGGTTCGGGGgccgccgcgccggggccgCCCGCGGCCGCCAGGAACCGGCCGCGCCGATCGCGCTTcatcgccgccgccgccgccgcgggcccggcccggcccagccccgccccgcccggcgcAGCGCCCCCTGCCGGCCGGATGACCCCGCCGCCGGTCCGGTCCCGCCGCGCTCCCCCCCCGGCACCGCGGCCCGATCGCGCCGTTCCGGGCGGCGGCCGCCATGGCCGCGGCGGGCGGCGACgggcccggggcgggcgggggaggcggggcgggccgggccctGCAGACCGCCATGAGGGCGGCGAGCGGCGCCCTGGAGATGGACAGCGCCGGGCGGCCGCGGGTgagcgcggggcggggcgggacgggACCCCCGGGCCTCACCCCGCacccccggggccgccgcggcCCCACGCCCGGCCTCCCCTTTGGGTTCCCCCCGGCTCTGGCGGCAGCGGGAGGGCCGGGGCCCACCGGGGCCCACCGGGGCCAGGGGGTGTCCGGGGGTGGGTGTGCGTGTCCCCCCGACCCGGGGCAGGCTgcgggggctgggggtcccggggccgcccccccgCCCGGACCCCCGACACCCCCGGGGAGGTGGCGAGGGTCTCACCGGGGCCGCGGGGGctgcggcccccccccccccccccccgccccgacacctccctcctgccgccggggctggtgctgcccgggggtcccgggggggccGCGGCTCAGCCCCCCTCTCTGGCAGGAGGCCTACGTGGAGTACCTGAGGAGCATCGCCCTCATCGCCCAGGCCCTGCAGGAGGAGGCGGCAGGGACAGGTAGGGCAggacccccggccccccccgtgCCCGCTGGCCGGTGCCCCGCCGCGGCGCTCTCCCTGACACCCTGCGTCTCCCGCAGCCGGCAGCGAGGGGCTCAGCCCCGACACCCCGAAGATGCTGAAGCTCGCGGAGCAGTGCCTGGAGAGAGTCAAGTCCATTGCGGCGGCGCTGGGTGAGCGAGGGGCGGTGGGGTCCCGCTCCGGTTGGCAGTGGAGGGGGGCAGCTGACCtgtccctgccccccccagggAAAGCCCAGGCAAAACCGGCCGCGCAGGAGCGGAGCGggggccccgctcccctccccaggcaccGCCGGGTCTTCTCGGACGAAGGGGGGAAGCTCTCTCCCTTCCTGCCGCCGGAGATCTTCCAGAAGCTGCAGATTGCCGAGGCGCAGAGCACGCGGAAGTACGTGGGCTCGGACACGGGGGGGCTGGTGGCCGCCCCGCTCTGCCAGGGTCCCGGGTGGGGGTCCCGGCAGGGAAGGGACCCTGGCACATGTCACCGTGCCCTGCGGTGGGTGCTGAGGGCTGGTTCCCAGCAGGGAGCTGACGCCGCTGGAGGAGGCGTCTCTGCAGAACCAGAAGCTGAAGGCTGCCTACGAGGCGCGGGTGGCACGGCTGAACCCCAGCCAGGCCCTGCAGAAGACCTCCCTGGTAAGTGGGGAGCCCCCCGGGTGGGACGGCGCGGAGGGAGGGCTGAGCAGGCAGAGGGTCCCTGTGGGGCCTGGGGGACCCCTGTTCCACGCCTCCCATGCTGGTGGCCCGGAGCTTTGGGCCGGCATCCCCAACACGCCTCCTGCTCCGCAGACGCTATCCCTGCAGCGGCAGATGATGGAGAACCTGGTGATCGCCAAGGCCCGGGAGGAGACCGTATCCTTCCCAGTGTGGGAGAGCTCCGAGCGCCGGCCCCGTGGCCGTACCGGGCTCCGGCAGAGCCTCATCCTGCGCCTTGCCCCACGCCTGTCGGCCCCACACGCCGCTGCGGGTCCCGGTCCCTCGGCTGCACCGGTCCCACACCGGCTTTTGGGGCCCCGGTCCTGTCCTGCTGCCGGCTGATCGGGGGGCGGAGGTGGGAGAAGGGCTGATCCCGGCCCCGGGCTGCGGTGGCTGTGCCGGGGCAGCGGGTTGTGCCGGGGCAGTGGGCGAGCGGTGCTGGCTCGGTGCCGTTGGCGGCACGGGGGCTCCGGAGCCTTAACTCTGCCGTGGCCCAGCTGCAGCGGAAAATGGAGGAGCGGCGGCTGCGGCTGCAGGAGGCTGCCAACAGGTGAGGGGGATGGCACAGGGCGACCCGGGGCCACCCTGGCAGGTGCCCTCACTCGGGGCCGTTGCATCCGCAGGAGGTTCTCCAGCAGCGTGGCCCTCACCCccgaggagcaggagcagcgaGCGCTCTACGCCGCCATCCTCGAGTACGAGCAGGACCACGTGAGTACGCGCCGTGGGTGCAGGATGCCTGCTGTCCTTGGGTGCCCTGGGGCAAGAGGCCTTGACgcccctgggtgctgctggggcagggtgcTGTGCCATTCCCAGGCACCGTGGGGCTGGGTGCCGCGCCATGGGGCAGGGTGCCGCGCCATCCCCGCTGACCGGTGGCGGACGCCCCCAGGACTGGCCGAGGCAGTGGAAGGCCAGGCTGAAGCGGAGCCCAGCAGACCTTTCCCTGGTGTCGGGGttcttctcctgcctcctcAGGTAGCGCAGGGGTGGGGCAGGGCCCTGCTCGGAACGAGGGGGCCGCGGCCGCTTGTGGgtgccccctgcccaccccctccctctgctcccagcttcCCCGAGCACCCCATCGCCCAGCTCCTGCGCCGGCTGCAGTGCGCGGTGTACGCCCGCCTCTACCCGGCCGTCAGCCAGAGCGCCGCCGATGCCGCCCCCGCCTCCCCCACCGGCCTCTCCTTCCTCTCGCTGGACGCGGGGGGCTCGCTGCCTGCCGAGCCGGGGGGCCGCCGGCTCCGAGCCTCCCGAAGCCTCCACTGCATGTTCTCGGTGCCCGAGCACGGCCCGGCCGGGCTGCGGCACAGCCTGTCCAGCACGCCCCTTGCCGATGGCGGCCCCGGCACCCCAAAGGCGGAGGGCGGCtggccggggccggcggcagccccccagacccCCCGGGAGAGCTCCTTTGAGGACCTGGAGCGGTTCCTGGCGTCGCCCGAGGGCTGGACCCCCGGGgagcccccggccagccccgGGCAGGAGGCGACGCTGCCGGAGCAGCTGAAGAGCATCGTGCGGGACATCCACAACGCCATCGGTGAGGGATGGCCGCCGGGTCCGGGGGGGGCTCTCCCCAGCCACGGGCcctttggggaaggagggggccCCCCGCGCCCCGTTGTTTTAGCCGAAGCAGACTCGgggtgcagggtggggaggACGAGGGACTCGCGGACACCCGCCGAGCGTGCTGCGTAACTCGTCCCTTCCCAGACAGGCTGCTGTCCCTGACGCTGCTGGCCTTCGAGGGGCTGAACACGGCCGCCGGCAAGGACCAGTGCCTGGCCTGCCTGGAGGAGGCCTTCTTCCCCCCGCTCTGGGCCCCGCTGCTGGCCCTCTACAGGTACCGtggccccggggccgggccgggccccccgcggcccccttggccccctccccggcagcccCTCGCCTCTCTGCCCGCAGGAGCGTGCACCGGCCCCGCGAGGCCGCCCTGGCGCGGAGCATGGAGCGGCACCGGCACGCCGGCCCCGCCGACATGGGGCTGTCCTCCCGGCTCttccccccggcccccggctGCCCCGCGTACGGCTCCGCCGTGGAGGACCTGCGCCTCATCCCGCTGGAGACCTGTCCCCGCAGGAAGCTGGAGTGCAtcggtgcggggccggggggcgccgggctggcgggggggaGGTTCTGGGGGGCGGCGGGGTGACCCTCAGCGCCCGCTCTGTGCCGCAGTGCGAGCTCTGCGCGGCATCTGCGAGTGCGCCGAGGAGTACTGCGGAGCCCGGGACGGCCGGACCCCCACCTCTGCCGCCATGTGAGTACGGGGGGGCccaggggacacggggggcagccagccccagggccaggcagagcagagccggGGCCGTGACGGGGAGCGGGGCGCTCGCCCCTCCTGCGCTCAGGGTGcaggtgtggggctgggggtgcccgtCGCCGGTGGGGCGCTGGGGCCGGCGGTGATGGCTGCCGGCGTGGCTGACGGTTCCCGTTGGCGGCAGCGGGGCGGACGATCTGCTGCCCATCCTGTCCTACGTGGTGCTGCAGACggggctgccccagctgctggccGAGTGTGCCGCCCTGGAGGAGTTCATCCACGAGGGGTAGgtgccggggggctgggggcaccgtcccccctccctggggacggggctgggggcgTGGGGAGGGGAGACGGGTGGGAGCTGTGGCTCCCGTGGGCGCAGGGCTGTGGCGGGGCGGCTGCAGGGTGTCTCAGCCATGACGGTGCGGTGGCCATGGCAGTGTCCTGACCATGACGGTGCGGTGGCCGTGGCGGTGCGGTGGCCGTGGCATTGGAGTGGCCATGGCCGTGCGGTGGCCGTGGCAGTGGGGTGGCCGTGGCGGTGGGGTGGCCGTGGCGGTGCGGTGGCCACGGCGGTGTGGTGGCCGTGGCGGTGGAGTGGCCGTGGCGGGGCGGTGGTAGTGTCCCAGCCGTGACGGTGCAGTGGCGGTGGCGGTGGAGTGGCCATGACGGTTCGGTGGCCGTGGCGGTGGAGTGGCCGTGGCGGTGCAGTGGCCGTGGCGGTGCGGTGGCCATGGTGGTGTCCCGGCCGTGACAGCACGGTGGCGGTGGTGGTGTGCGGCGCAGGTACCTGATTGGGGAGGAGGGGTACTGCCTGACGTCCCTGCAGAGCGCCCTGTCCTACGTGGAGTCCCTGCAGTGAGGAGGCGGCACCGGGGGGACCCTCTCCCCGCTCCCCACAGGCAGGTGCTGCGCCCCATCCTGCGCCCTGGCCTGGGGGGTCCCCGTGGGGTGGGACCGGCCGAGCCCCCGCCCCGACCTGCCCCAGGGAccgtgctggggggggtgtccatGTGTGTGCCTCGTGTGTGTGTGCCCCGTGTGCCCCCCCCGTGTGTGTCCGTGCcccccccgtgtgtgtgtgtgtcccatGTCTGTGTGCCGTGTGtgcccgtgtgtgtgtgtgtgtccccgtgtgtgtgtccccccccgtgtgtgtgtgtgtgcacccccgtgtgtgtgtgtgtcccccccgtgtgtgtgtgtgtgtccccgtgtgtgtgtcccccccgtgtgtgtgtgtgtgtcccccgtgtgtgtgtgtccccgtgtgtgtgtgtgtgtgtcccgtgtgtgtccccccgtgtgtgtgtgtgtgtccatgtgtgtgtgtgtgtgcccccctgtgtgtgtgtgtgtgtccccccgtgtgtgtgtcccccccgtgtgtgtgtgtgtgtcccccgtgtgtgtgtcccccccgtgtgtgtgtgtgtgtgtcccgtgtgtgtccccccgtgtgtgtgtgtgtgtccatgtgtgtgtgtgtgtgcccccctgtgtgtgtgtgtgtgtccccccgtgtgtgtgtcccccccgtgtgtgtgtgtgtcccccccccgtgtgtgtgtccccccccgtgtgtgtgtgtgcccccccgtgtgtgtgtgtgtcccccccgtgtgtgtgtgtgtgtccccgtgtgtgtgtcccccccgtgtgtgtgtgtgtcccccgtgtgtgtgtcccccccgtgtgtgtgtgtgtgtgtcccgtgtgtgtccccccgtgtgtgtgtgtgtgtccatgtgtgtgtgtgtgtgcccccctgtgtgtgtgtgtgtgtcccccccgtgtgtgtgtgtgtccccccccgtgtgtgtgtgcccccccgtgtgtgtgtgtgcccccccgtgtgtgtgtgtgtccccccgtgtgtgtgtgtgtcccccccgtgtgtgtgcccccccccgtgtgtccccccaatcccccccGGGGCGCCGCTGCTGCTCCCGTCCTCCAGGGGGCGCTGTCGGGGCGGGTTTAGCCCCGCCCCTGGTGGGCGGAGCTTCGATCAAGCACCGCCCCTCTCGGTGACGTCAGTCCCGCGGTGGGCGTGGCGCGGGAAGCGGAAGGGGAcccgcggggagcggggggggccgggccggcggggcggggggggcaccgggaggcaccggggcggggcgggagctGGGTGTCGGTGTCGGGTGCCGAGGCCTTGGCGGGGGGGTTCACCCTGCTGCACCCCCAGAATGTGCGCGGGCTCGGCGCTGCGGCAGGAGTACGGGCAGGAGTACGGGCAGGAGTACCGGCAGGAGTACCGGCGCTGCCTGGAGCGGGAGTTCCGTCGAGGCCGCGCCGGGGCCTGCTCCGACCCCTCCTTCGGGGAGCGTCTGCGGCAGCGGCTGCGGTTGGAGCCGGCGCTGCTGGGGGCCCTGCAGGAGGACGGCCCCGGGCTGCTGAGCCGCGGGCTGCGGGGCCGCCCCGACCCGGGGCCGGCGCTGCGGGGCCTGGCCAGCGCCTTccggctgctggagctggcGGCCGTCAACCTCTACCTCTTCCCCTGGCGGAAGGAGTTCGGCACCGTCCAGGTGGGGACCCGCGGCCCGGGACGCGCCTGGGGCGgtggggggtgccggggggtgcCGGGTGTCTCcagccgtgcccccccccccccgctctcgTTGCAGACCTTCTCCGGCGCGTACGTGCACTTGCTGCGCCCGGCGCTCCCCGAAGCCGACTTGGTGAGGATCTTCAGCCGGTTGGGCTACGAACGGCGTGACCGGCACTGCCTGGCCATCTCCCGGCCGCCCCCGGGGCCCGAGctggccgccgccgcctgcggCTTCTTCGCCTGCCGGCTGGAGTGCGAGATCCTGGCGGAGGTGATGCTGCGGCTGCGGCCGCGCCAGCTGCGTGCCGAGGACCTGCTGGAGGCACGTTGGCTGCCCGGGGACGCGGACATCTGCGCGGAGAGTCTGCAGCAGCGGGGGATGCAGCGTGAGGCAGCTACCGCCTGCGGTGACGCCGTGGATCTCtaccaggagctgctggccgATCCTGAGGACCCAGGGGGAGAGGACGCAGCCCGCCCAGCGCTGTGGAGGGACCCTGGCAGCCCACGGGGCGCTCAGGACGTGCCTGGGAGGGGCTGGGACCGCTGCGGAGATGGCGAGCTTCGGCAGGAGCCGGTGCCCTCCACGGGCACCGCCGACCCGgacacctcttcctcctcttgcctCTTCCTGGAGCAGGAGCTCGGTGGGGCCGGCAGCCCACTCTCTGCCCTGGCCACAGGTAGCGTAAGCCCCCCGGTACCAGTGGAGCCCCAGGATTTGGCCTCCCCAGTCCTCCAGGAAGCCCCCGAGCTGCCCTGCTACCAGCTGCACTCCTGCCTGCGCCGGGGCACGCTGCCCTCCTACTGCTGCACcacctgccagcagctccacgCCGGCGCCTGCGCGGTCGGGCAGGCCTGCCGCACCCGCCACAGCGGACAGGAGCTGCGCAGCGAGAGGCAGCGGCGGCTCTGGCTGCAGCGGACGGAGGTGGACATGCTGCTGGCCGATGGCTCCGGACCCTGGGCCTAGCggggtcctgctgctgctggctgtgcctGTCCCCCCCACTGCGGCTGGAAGGGGATGGAGACAGCCACCGCTCAGCCCCGGGGACACCAAACTCGCCCCGCGGGGCCTGTGCCACGCTCTGCTTCGTCCCTGGGGCGGTAGGAGCCCACTGGGCTCCGGCCAacagcccctgctccagccccggcGCTCCCCCTGTAAACAGTTCGGTTCTCTCAGTAAAGCGTGGCTGCTTGGCACCGTGGTGGTCTCCTCCTGGGGAgcagtgggaagggaagggacaggGCCCGCGGTGCTGTCCCATGCCGTGTTGCTCTCTGGGAGCAGCTCTCTCCTCCCAGGAGCGGAGCCGGGCTCCGCTACGGCGAGTTTTGGGAAGCAGAGCCCAGGGTGTGCTCAGCTCCGGGTGTGCGGCGCAAGggaagcagagcagggctgcagctcctcccGGTGCGGCTGGAGCCAAGGGACGAGGCGATTCACTGCTGGCAGGTGATTTATTGACAGCAAAGTCGGGGTGACCCTGCACAGCCAGCACTGGCCAAGGGCCCTGTGGGACAGGGCTGGCCCCGCCAGCACCCCGGCTGCTCCCTGCGGAGCCCGAGGGCCCCggctctcctctctcccaccccGGGGAGGAGGCCGGCACAGGGCTGAAATGTGCCTGCGGCTCCCGGGGCTGCCCTCGCCCAGCCCCGCACTGgagcctgcccagctctggggcagaAGATACGcatgggggggggtgggtcACAGCGCTCCCCCGCCACAGCCGGGCTGTCCCTGCGCCAGGAGGGGACGTGAATCTGGGAGCCGTCCTGGGAGGGGATGGAGCCCTGCGGTGCTGGTGCTGTCCCACCAAGGAAAGCCATCCCGGCTGGCGAGCGCTGTGCCTCCCGCAGGCCAGGGCTCAGGGCTTGCCGCGCTTCGCCTGGCTCTCTGTCCCCGCGCCGGCAGCGGCCGCCCGCTTGTTGCGGTGGTGGGGGAAGGTGGGCATGAGCTCCGGCTCACAGGCTGCGGGGCAGAGAACGGCGTCAGTGGGGCCCAGAGCGCTGCGGCCCTGCCCTGCGGGGGGGGTTTACTTACGCAGGGGCTTCTCCTTGAAATAGGAGCTCTCCAAGCAGTCCTTTGCCGTCGCCCTGCGGGGACAAGGGGACGTGGCGGGGACAAGGGGACGTGGCGGGGCCCCCCCAAAGGTGCTGACCTGCCCCGGCTCTGGGGACAGCCCTGCCAGGAGGGTGGCGTGACGCAGGCaggcttcctcctcccctgcctgcccccggGTCCTGCCCACGCAGAGCTGCCGACGGCTCTTACCGCTTCTTGGGATCGTACATGAAGAGGAAGTTGAGCAGCCGCAGCCCGGCCTCTGACAGCCAGGGGAACTTGTGCTTGAGGTTGTTGTAGGGCTGCTTCCGCAGGGTGTACTGACTCACCAGGGGCAGCTTGGAGAAACCCTGAGGGGGATGGAGCGTCAGGCGGaggcaggcagcgcaggcagcgcaggcagcaaACGGGGAACTGCTCTCACCGGCCAGATGTTTTCATTGGGCGTCCCCAGGAGCTGCACGATCAGGTCGATCTGATGGATCTCAGAGGTGCCCGGCAGCAGTGGCTTGTGGGCCAGCAGCTCGGCGAGGATGCAGCCCGCGGCCCTGCGGAGCAGGTGACGTGTGGGGTCAGCGGGGGCAGGAGAAGCCCCTCGGTGGACCCCCCCGCCGTGGgtctgcagcccccccccaggctccctgctgccctccccttACCACATGTCGATGCCGGTGGTCTGGGTCGtcatccccagcagcagctcggGCGCTCGGTACCTGCGCAGGGGACAGCACCATCTCAGGGGAACCACAGCGGAGCCAGCGCTAAGGAAGCCGCCGCCACGGGAAGGACTCGCCAGCGCAGCCCCCCACGCTGACTGCTCACCAGAGCGTGACGACTTTGGGGGTCATCGGCTTCGGCGGCATCCCGTAGGTGCGTGCCAGTCCGAAATCGGCTGCAACAGAGACTTGAGGTCAGGAGAGAGGCAAGCTCCTCGCTCCAACCACGTCGTGGAATGGAGGGAGAGCTGTGGGTGCAGCTGCGGCGGCTGCCAGGGGCTCACCTATCTTCACACAGCCTTTGTCAGTCATGAGCAGGTTGGACACCTTCAGGTCCCTGCCGGGGAGCAGAACGGCTGGTCAGCACTGTCCATCAGGGCTCAGAACGGTTTGGGTGTGAAGGGACCTCCCAGCgcacccagtgccacccctgccatgggcagggacaccctccactagcccaggttgcccaaagccccatccaacctggccttgagcactgccagggagccaggggcagccacagcttctctgggcaccctgtgccagggcctcagcaccctcccagggaaggatttctgcctcccatcccatctccatctgccctcctgcagcttcaggccattccccttggcctgtccctccctgcccttgtcaccagcccctctccagctttcctggagcccctgcaggtACCTGTGCTTCCCCAGGGCTCACACgcagctgcagagccccagAGCTGAGCCaacccaaagaaaaccaaatcttCTCATCTGGTGGCCTCCCTGCCCCGCCAGCGTGCCCACAGGGAACCACCGATTCACCCCCAGCTGCTCCACACAGCGCTCCTGGCTCGCAGGACACGGGAGGTGAAGAATC is a window from the Balearica regulorum gibbericeps isolate bBalReg1 chromosome 13, bBalReg1.pri, whole genome shotgun sequence genome containing:
- the VPS9D1 gene encoding VPS9 domain-containing protein 1 isoform X3; this encodes MAAAGGDGPGAGGGGGAGRALQTAMRAASGALEMDSAGRPREAYVEYLRSIALIAQALQEEAAGTAGSEGLSPDTPKMLKLAEQCLERVKSIAAALGKAQAKPAAQERSGGPAPLPRHRRVFSDEGGKLSPFLPPEIFQKLQIAEAQSTRKELTPLEEASLQNQKLKAAYEARVARLNPSQALQKTSLTLSLQRQMMENLVIAKAREETLQRKMEERRLRLQEAANRRFSSSVALTPEEQEQRALYAAILEYEQDHDWPRQWKARLKRSPADLSLVSGFFSCLLSFPEHPIAQLLRRLQCAVYARLYPAVSQSAADAAPASPTGLSFLSLDAGGSLPAEPGGRRLRASRSLHCMFSVPEHGPAGLRHSLSSTPLADGGPGTPKAEGGWPGPAAAPQTPRESSFEDLERFLASPEGWTPGEPPASPGQEATLPEQLKSIVRDIHNAIDRLLSLTLLAFEGLNTAAGKDQCLACLEEAFFPPLWAPLLALYRSVHRPREAALARSMERHRHAGPADMGLSSRLFPPAPGCPAYGSAVEDLRLIPLETCPRRKLECIVRALRGICECAEEYCGARDGRTPTSAAIGADDLLPILSYVVLQTGLPQLLAECAALEEFIHEGYLIGEEGYCLTSLQSALSYVESLQ
- the CDK10 gene encoding cyclin-dependent kinase 10 — its product is MRGADMAEGGSAEGELEPLRLRRLRGEGFFEVPAADRLGRCRSVKEFEKLNRIGEGTYGIVYRARDTLTDETVALKKVRMDNEKDGMPISSLREITLLLQLRHPNIVELKEVVVGNHLESIFLVMGYCEQDLASLLENMQTPFSEAQVKCIILQVLKGLQYLHENYIIHRDLKVSNLLMTDKGCVKIADFGLARTYGMPPKPMTPKVVTLWYRAPELLLGMTTQTTGIDMWAAGCILAELLAHKPLLPGTSEIHQIDLIVQLLGTPNENIWPGFSKLPLVSQYTLRKQPYNNLKHKFPWLSEAGLRLLNFLFMYDPKKRATAKDCLESSYFKEKPLPCEPELMPTFPHHRNKRAAAAGAGTESQAKRGKP
- the SPATA2L gene encoding spermatogenesis-associated protein 2-like protein is translated as MCAGSALRQEYGQEYGQEYRQEYRRCLEREFRRGRAGACSDPSFGERLRQRLRLEPALLGALQEDGPGLLSRGLRGRPDPGPALRGLASAFRLLELAAVNLYLFPWRKEFGTVQVGTRGPGRAWGGGGCRGVPGVSSRAPPPPLSLQTFSGAYVHLLRPALPEADLVRIFSRLGYERRDRHCLAISRPPPGPELAAAACGFFACRLECEILAEVMLRLRPRQLRAEDLLEARWLPGDADICAESLQQRGMQREAATACGDAVDLYQELLADPEDPGGEDAARPALWRDPGSPRGAQDVPGRGWDRCGDGELRQEPVPSTGTADPDTSSSSCLFLEQELGGAGSPLSALATGSVSPPVPVEPQDLASPVLQEAPELPCYQLHSCLRRGTLPSYCCTTCQQLHAGACAVGQACRTRHSGQELRSERQRRLWLQRTEVDMLLADGSGPWA
- the VPS9D1 gene encoding VPS9 domain-containing protein 1 isoform X1, which produces MAAAGGDGPGAGGGGGAGRALQTAMRAASGALEMDSAGRPREAYVEYLRSIALIAQALQEEAAGTAGSEGLSPDTPKMLKLAEQCLERVKSIAAALGERGAVGSRSGWQWRGAADLSLPPPGKAQAKPAAQERSGGPAPLPRHRRVFSDEGGKLSPFLPPEIFQKLQIAEAQSTRKELTPLEEASLQNQKLKAAYEARVARLNPSQALQKTSLTLSLQRQMMENLVIAKAREETLQRKMEERRLRLQEAANRRFSSSVALTPEEQEQRALYAAILEYEQDHDWPRQWKARLKRSPADLSLVSGFFSCLLSFPEHPIAQLLRRLQCAVYARLYPAVSQSAADAAPASPTGLSFLSLDAGGSLPAEPGGRRLRASRSLHCMFSVPEHGPAGLRHSLSSTPLADGGPGTPKAEGGWPGPAAAPQTPRESSFEDLERFLASPEGWTPGEPPASPGQEATLPEQLKSIVRDIHNAIDRLLSLTLLAFEGLNTAAGKDQCLACLEEAFFPPLWAPLLALYRSVHRPREAALARSMERHRHAGPADMGLSSRLFPPAPGCPAYGSAVEDLRLIPLETCPRRKLECIVRALRGICECAEEYCGARDGRTPTSAAIGADDLLPILSYVVLQTGLPQLLAECAALEEFIHEGYLIGEEGYCLTSLQSALSYVESLQ
- the VPS9D1 gene encoding VPS9 domain-containing protein 1 isoform X2, coding for MAAAGGDGPGAGGGGGAGRALQTAMRAASGALEMDSAGRPREAYVEYLRSIALIAQALQEEAAGTAGSEGLSPDTPKMLKLAEQCLERVKSIAAALGKAQAKPAAQERSGGPAPLPRHRRVFSDEGGKLSPFLPPEIFQKLQIAEAQSTRNRELTPLEEASLQNQKLKAAYEARVARLNPSQALQKTSLTLSLQRQMMENLVIAKAREETLQRKMEERRLRLQEAANRRFSSSVALTPEEQEQRALYAAILEYEQDHDWPRQWKARLKRSPADLSLVSGFFSCLLSFPEHPIAQLLRRLQCAVYARLYPAVSQSAADAAPASPTGLSFLSLDAGGSLPAEPGGRRLRASRSLHCMFSVPEHGPAGLRHSLSSTPLADGGPGTPKAEGGWPGPAAAPQTPRESSFEDLERFLASPEGWTPGEPPASPGQEATLPEQLKSIVRDIHNAIDRLLSLTLLAFEGLNTAAGKDQCLACLEEAFFPPLWAPLLALYRSVHRPREAALARSMERHRHAGPADMGLSSRLFPPAPGCPAYGSAVEDLRLIPLETCPRRKLECIVRALRGICECAEEYCGARDGRTPTSAAIGADDLLPILSYVVLQTGLPQLLAECAALEEFIHEGYLIGEEGYCLTSLQSALSYVESLQ